The following coding sequences lie in one Mucilaginibacter sp. KACC 22773 genomic window:
- a CDS encoding rhamnogalacturonan acetylesterase, translating to MSTQIKYKGLLFTGVLMSAALLMSFIITPGRVTVYLAGDSTMAIKQPKAFPETGWGMPFSLLFDSTVTVDNRAQNGRSTKTFISEGLWDGIVSSLHEGDYVFIQFGHNDEVPTKKSYINEQGYRDNLERFIRETRDKKAIPVLLTPVARRKFDTTGTVVGTHEVYSAIVRKLADEQKVPLIDLDRESQALLQKLGPEESKKLFNYLAPGESINYPNGQADNTHFSELGAQKIAGIVLKGIRLLKLELAGHIVLSNLKPVDEK from the coding sequence ATGAGTACCCAAATTAAATATAAAGGCCTGTTATTTACAGGTGTTTTAATGAGCGCTGCGTTGCTTATGTCGTTTATTATTACACCTGGCCGGGTCACCGTTTACCTGGCGGGTGATTCCACTATGGCCATAAAGCAGCCTAAAGCTTTTCCCGAGACAGGCTGGGGGATGCCTTTCAGTTTGTTATTTGATAGCACCGTAACAGTTGATAACCGCGCACAAAACGGCCGGAGTACCAAAACATTTATCAGCGAAGGTTTGTGGGATGGTATTGTAAGCAGCTTACATGAGGGCGATTATGTATTTATACAATTTGGCCACAATGACGAAGTGCCCACCAAAAAAAGCTACATCAACGAACAGGGATATAGGGATAATTTAGAAAGGTTCATCCGGGAAACAAGAGACAAAAAGGCAATTCCGGTATTGCTGACGCCCGTGGCACGAAGAAAGTTTGATACAACAGGTACCGTTGTTGGTACACATGAGGTATATTCGGCAATAGTGCGTAAACTGGCTGACGAACAAAAAGTGCCACTAATTGACCTGGATAGAGAGAGCCAGGCTCTATTGCAAAAGTTAGGGCCCGAAGAATCAAAAAAATTATTTAACTACCTGGCTCCGGGCGAGAGTATTAACTATCCTAACGGCCAGGCTGATAATACACATTTTAGTGAATTGGGGGCCCAAAAAATAGCCGGAATTGTTCTAAAGGGAATCCGGTTGTTAAAGCTTGAACTTGCGGGGCATATCGTGCTTTCAAACCTTAAACCTGTAGATGAAAAATAA
- a CDS encoding FecR family protein: MDNNYEAYRYAALIARRLKGELSAIEEIELNAWINAKPENALLMENLQDEELTKADLDFLASIKTGDAWQNIVIRTQKTSFTNKVYYFMLKWKYAAAILILFSVIVIFYKSPQPVKQQAAASQNTSYKNDVPPGTDKAKLTLADGSVITINGRMAGIVKNYAGIKISVNKGLVSYHITDSIGNLVKNQLNAITTPTGCKYKILLPDGSMVWLNSASSLKFPMVFNQLERKVYLTGEAYFEVAKNKLKPFKVFANNTVVQVLGTHFNIHAYNDEKAVKTTLLEGSVKIYTGGRSKTIMPGQQAYIKLNSPKIKIQPIDVSKSVAWKNDLFIFDGEDMESVMKQIARWYNVEVEYKDGIPQTHISGSISRNNNLSQILNMLELTGGVHFGIDGRKITVSR, from the coding sequence ATGGACAACAATTACGAAGCCTACCGGTATGCTGCCCTTATTGCCAGGCGCCTGAAAGGAGAGTTATCTGCAATTGAAGAAATTGAGCTGAATGCCTGGATAAACGCGAAGCCCGAAAATGCTTTGCTCATGGAGAACCTGCAGGACGAGGAATTGACAAAGGCCGACCTGGATTTCCTCGCCTCTATAAAAACAGGCGACGCCTGGCAAAACATTGTTATTCGTACACAAAAAACATCCTTTACCAATAAGGTTTATTATTTCATGCTAAAGTGGAAGTATGCGGCAGCCATCCTTATCCTGTTTTCTGTGATCGTTATATTTTATAAAAGCCCCCAGCCCGTAAAACAACAAGCTGCAGCATCGCAAAATACATCCTACAAAAATGACGTCCCCCCGGGGACGGATAAAGCTAAACTTACTTTGGCCGATGGTTCCGTAATAACCATAAACGGTCGGATGGCCGGGATTGTTAAAAATTACGCTGGCATAAAAATCAGCGTTAACAAAGGCCTTGTTAGTTACCATATAACTGATAGTATCGGCAATCTGGTTAAAAACCAACTTAATGCTATTACTACCCCTACCGGGTGCAAATACAAAATATTGTTGCCAGATGGTAGTATGGTTTGGCTAAACTCTGCATCGTCTTTAAAATTCCCAATGGTGTTTAACCAGCTTGAGCGCAAGGTTTATTTAACCGGCGAGGCTTATTTTGAAGTTGCCAAAAATAAATTGAAGCCTTTTAAAGTGTTTGCGAACAACACGGTGGTACAGGTACTGGGTACCCATTTTAACATACATGCTTACAACGATGAAAAAGCCGTAAAAACCACTTTACTTGAAGGATCGGTTAAAATATACACAGGCGGGCGCAGCAAAACAATAATGCCGGGGCAACAGGCCTATATTAAACTAAACTCGCCGAAAATTAAAATACAGCCTATTGATGTTAGTAAATCTGTAGCCTGGAAAAATGATCTTTTCATTTTTGACGGGGAAGACATGGAAAGTGTAATGAAACAAATTGCCAGGTGGTACAATGTTGAAGTGGAATACAAAGACGGAATACCTCAAACCCACATTTCGGGAAGTATATCACGCAATAACAACCTGTCGCAAATATTAAATATGCTTGAACTTACAGGAGGGGTTCATTTCGGGATTGATGGCCGCAAAATTACCGTAAGCAGGTAA
- a CDS encoding TonB-dependent receptor, which yields MNFNFYYECFYRLRKPVFKTLLIMKLTTVILLVCSMHVSAISYSQTVTLSEKNVSLQKIFQQINKQVNYSFLYTDELLQKTKKISIEVKDVPLETVLKECFAGQPFTYQIFDKTIILKPKADLMDNAPPVPPVTITGKITDETGQPLPGVSVKLKGTNAVAVSDGNGSYNLHVPDDNVQNGVLIFSFIGFRTQEVTLGTSLVVDVKLIPESRSLSEVVVIGYGTQKRGDVSSAIASVNVEKMDKVPAANLSTALQGQAPGLVVRPSSYRPGAGSAIRIRGNRSLNATNDPLFVVDGVPVSYSIDDINPLDIESVDILKDASATAIYGSRGANGVIQITTKKGKAGKVTVNYSGSTSFDNILRKLNVFDGPDYAQFKRDAYVGGKSYNSGLSTTSSSQRYFPDPASDYKLFGADPNVLNKVMAGYSFTKYDPTNGIFDVATRPTTDAEKALLSSLGYPVLDNVAIYDASKVPTFDWQSKALRTGSTQNHNFSIAGGSEKFSNAFSLGYLKQNGIIPGQDYRRYSISNSATFRPVSYFSAGSNITYANAIQNTGSDIYSAASGQLPLAEPYDSSGNFVLFPGNDSNIINPLNDVTNIINENRVSHLLANVYVQANIYKGLTLKSTFGADVSSARNGTFNGSISSSRAGGAANASFNTSSNLTWTLQNQLSYSTTIAKKHDISVTAVQELLKDRRDSTNASAAGLNYESQRWYSLQNNATGVVTYKGGYSQYQLASFLGRVIYAYNSKYILTLAERYDGSSVLSEQHKGKAFPSGSVAWRIDQENFMRAVNFVDQLKLRGGIGSVGNSGIRPYLTNGTLNLSYYNFGVSPAQGYAPNGLPLPDLTWEKTVTKNIGLDYGLFKGRISGSIDVYESNSNEIQPQKLPDASGYSNITVNLGKVRNRGIEVALSTVNINQGGFKWTTDFVFSKNKEAITSLDGSGNNNVSSQWFIGAPIRSYYDYKRQGIFQNSDALPGGILYDYFWKKAGNKANTALQPGRIRVQDLNGDTTITEADKTLLGSPNPQWTGSINSTLSYKGFELSAFVYISHGGLVRDPRPSLVGRYQSIKLNYWTPTNPSNDYPQPNLTSDIPLYWQANGFRDGSFVRVRSILLSYQLPASLLNKIKMRSLSFSVNAVNPFLFSKYKTYDPETMPYSSSYPSSSTNNPGPTSYSYRSLVFGIKAGL from the coding sequence ATGAATTTTAATTTTTACTATGAATGTTTTTACCGGCTGCGCAAGCCGGTATTTAAAACACTCCTGATTATGAAACTAACCACTGTTATTTTACTGGTATGCAGTATGCACGTAAGCGCAATCTCGTATTCGCAAACTGTTACCCTGTCAGAAAAAAATGTTTCATTGCAGAAGATATTCCAGCAAATTAACAAGCAGGTTAATTACAGTTTTTTATATACTGACGAGTTGCTTCAAAAAACAAAAAAGATTTCTATCGAAGTTAAAGATGTGCCCTTAGAAACCGTATTGAAGGAATGTTTTGCAGGCCAGCCTTTTACCTACCAGATTTTTGACAAAACCATTATCTTAAAACCAAAGGCCGACCTGATGGATAATGCCCCGCCGGTGCCCCCTGTAACCATTACGGGTAAAATTACCGACGAAACCGGCCAGCCCCTACCAGGTGTAAGCGTTAAACTGAAAGGGACAAATGCCGTAGCTGTTAGCGATGGAAATGGTTCATATAACCTGCACGTTCCTGATGACAATGTTCAAAACGGGGTGTTAATATTTAGCTTTATTGGTTTTAGAACACAGGAGGTTACCTTAGGTACCAGCCTTGTGGTAGATGTTAAATTAATACCCGAATCACGGTCATTAAGCGAAGTTGTGGTAATTGGCTACGGTACGCAAAAACGGGGCGATGTATCAAGCGCTATAGCATCGGTTAACGTAGAGAAAATGGACAAGGTACCCGCGGCTAACCTGAGCACCGCTTTACAGGGACAGGCACCTGGCCTGGTTGTACGGCCAAGCTCTTATCGCCCGGGAGCGGGCTCCGCTATACGTATCAGGGGCAACCGTTCATTAAATGCCACCAACGACCCTTTGTTTGTTGTTGATGGTGTTCCGGTATCATATAGTATTGATGACATTAATCCCCTGGACATCGAATCGGTGGATATATTGAAGGATGCTTCGGCTACAGCCATTTATGGTTCAAGAGGTGCTAACGGGGTTATACAAATTACCACAAAAAAAGGGAAAGCGGGTAAGGTAACCGTTAATTACAGTGGCAGCACATCGTTTGATAATATATTGAGAAAATTAAACGTATTTGACGGACCTGATTATGCACAGTTTAAAAGGGATGCTTATGTAGGGGGCAAATCATACAATTCCGGATTAAGCACCACAAGCAGCAGCCAGCGCTATTTCCCCGATCCGGCATCAGACTATAAACTTTTTGGTGCAGACCCTAATGTGTTAAATAAAGTTATGGCCGGATACTCCTTTACCAAATACGACCCCACAAATGGAATTTTTGATGTAGCCACACGGCCTACTACAGATGCCGAAAAAGCTTTACTTTCAAGCCTGGGATACCCGGTACTTGATAATGTAGCTATTTACGATGCCTCCAAAGTTCCTACTTTTGACTGGCAAAGCAAGGCGTTAAGAACAGGATCAACGCAAAACCACAATTTTTCTATAGCAGGTGGCTCCGAAAAATTCAGCAATGCTTTTTCCTTAGGTTATCTAAAACAAAATGGCATAATACCGGGGCAGGACTACAGGCGGTACAGCATATCAAACAGCGCCACTTTCAGGCCGGTAAGCTACTTTTCGGCAGGTAGTAATATCACTTACGCCAATGCCATACAAAACACCGGGTCTGATATCTACAGCGCAGCATCGGGGCAACTACCTTTGGCCGAGCCCTATGACAGTAGCGGCAATTTTGTACTGTTCCCGGGCAACGACAGTAATATTATTAATCCACTTAATGATGTTACCAATATCATTAATGAAAACCGCGTAAGCCATTTGCTGGCCAACGTGTATGTACAAGCTAATATTTATAAGGGATTGACACTAAAAAGCACTTTTGGCGCCGACGTATCCAGCGCCAGGAATGGCACATTTAATGGTTCAATTTCATCGTCGCGGGCAGGCGGCGCGGCAAACGCCTCATTCAACACAAGTTCAAACCTGACCTGGACACTGCAAAACCAATTGTCATACAGTACCACCATTGCCAAAAAGCATGACATCAGTGTAACCGCAGTACAGGAGTTGTTGAAAGACCGGAGAGACTCCACCAACGCTTCGGCGGCCGGCCTTAATTATGAATCGCAAAGGTGGTACTCCTTACAAAATAATGCCACAGGGGTGGTAACCTATAAAGGAGGCTATTCACAATATCAGTTAGCATCATTTTTGGGGAGGGTAATTTACGCATACAACAGCAAGTACATTTTAACCCTGGCAGAAAGATATGACGGCTCTTCTGTGTTATCCGAACAACATAAGGGTAAAGCCTTTCCGTCAGGATCCGTGGCATGGCGTATTGACCAGGAAAACTTCATGAGAGCAGTAAACTTTGTTGATCAGCTAAAGTTACGCGGTGGTATAGGTTCTGTGGGTAACTCAGGTATCAGGCCATATTTAACCAACGGTACTTTAAACCTATCCTACTATAATTTTGGTGTAAGCCCGGCGCAGGGTTATGCACCTAATGGTTTACCACTCCCTGACTTAACCTGGGAAAAAACGGTAACCAAAAATATAGGCCTGGATTATGGTTTATTTAAGGGCAGAATATCGGGCTCCATTGACGTTTATGAATCTAACTCAAATGAAATTCAGCCTCAGAAATTACCTGATGCATCCGGTTATAGTAATATTACGGTTAACCTGGGCAAAGTACGGAACCGTGGTATTGAAGTGGCATTATCAACTGTCAATATTAACCAGGGCGGGTTTAAATGGACAACCGATTTTGTATTCTCCAAAAATAAAGAGGCTATCACATCGCTGGATGGCTCGGGTAATAACAATGTTTCGAGCCAATGGTTCATAGGTGCACCTATCAGGTCATATTATGATTATAAAAGACAAGGCATATTCCAGAACAGCGATGCATTGCCTGGCGGAATTTTGTATGACTATTTCTGGAAAAAAGCCGGTAACAAGGCCAATACCGCCTTACAGCCGGGCCGCATCCGCGTACAGGATTTGAATGGTGATACTACAATTACCGAAGCTGATAAAACACTGTTGGGTTCGCCAAATCCACAGTGGACCGGCAGCATCAATAGTACCCTTAGCTATAAAGGTTTTGAATTGTCGGCCTTTGTGTATATCAGTCATGGCGGATTGGTGCGCGACCCACGCCCTTCGCTTGTTGGCCGTTATCAGTCGATAAAATTAAACTATTGGACACCAACCAACCCTTCCAATGATTATCCGCAGCCCAACCTTACCAGCGACATACCGCTTTACTGGCAGGCCAACGGTTTCAGGGACGGATCATTTGTACGGGTGCGGAGTATTTTGCTTTCATACCAGCTACCGGCCTCGTTACTTAATAAAATAAAGATGCGTAGCTTATCATTTTCTGTTAACGCGGTTAACCCCTTCTTGTTTAGCAAATACAAAACCTACGATCCTGAAACAATGCCTTATTCAAGCTCCTATCCGTCAAGCAGCACCAATAACCCTGGCCCTACATCATACAGCTACAGAAGTTTGGTATTCGGGATAAAAGCGGGCTTGTAA
- a CDS encoding RNA polymerase sigma-70 factor, translated as MENNVLDIQSKTYSETDLKNLFDDYYNRLVYFSYQIINNKPHAEDIAQDAFVKFWDNCNHVSSNPVAIKNFLYSTVKNASLNVIRHNKVAEQHMNSLNGIPADETIFHTIIRTEVLAEIYQAIALLPGSCQQIFRMSYLDDMKNHQIADVLGISVNTVKTQKQRALKVLRGNLSPELFVVLIAFSCF; from the coding sequence ATGGAAAACAATGTTTTAGATATTCAAAGTAAAACCTACAGCGAAACTGATTTAAAAAATTTATTCGACGATTATTACAACCGACTGGTTTATTTTTCGTACCAGATCATTAACAATAAACCACATGCCGAGGATATTGCCCAGGATGCTTTTGTGAAATTCTGGGATAACTGCAATCATGTTTCCAGCAATCCGGTGGCCATAAAAAATTTCCTTTACAGTACGGTAAAAAATGCCAGCCTAAATGTTATCAGGCATAATAAGGTGGCCGAACAGCATATGAACAGCCTGAATGGCATTCCTGCTGACGAAACCATATTTCATACCATTATCAGGACCGAAGTACTGGCCGAGATATACCAGGCAATAGCTTTACTGCCCGGCAGCTGCCAGCAAATATTCCGGATGAGCTACCTGGATGATATGAAAAACCATCAAATAGCCGATGTACTGGGCATATCGGTTAATACAGTGAAAACACAAAAACAAAGGGCCCTTAAAGTATTACGCGGAAATTTAAGTCCCGAGCTTTTTGTTGTATTAATTGCATTTTCCTGTTTTTAA
- a CDS encoding RagB/SusD family nutrient uptake outer membrane protein codes for MKKYIIPVILLMIGLDIASCKKYLKEDLVSTLTQEYYNTDQGLEDLVRSAYTPLRNKFEGEQAYALYNFGTDEFIEGDQFNYEYYNSYAASLNPAEGLLNGLWVNNYQGIGRCNLGIQQLPLFKSTTSKSLGTPAQVTQRIAELRFLRGYYYFQLVQQFAGVPLVLQPITGKQTDFARASAADVYKQIINDLRFAAANLTPTITDQGRATQGAAQHFLAKVYLTRGSAVTDARGQKPTDIDSAAYYATQVINSPYYMLESDYMNIWNGVYPAGYPKVTTPAIGQNGSAPSGDISRFQTAQASKEIIFAAQFIKDLTLDGNTGNRTHEYYICQYDVGIPGMARNADNFNGRPFRRLGPSDYTIDLFDRKNDSRFYKSFRTVFYSNTNTGTPKFTSADAPNPSLVGSYKFGIGDTAALFIVNTKSTPLTKEQLAKYRYTVYARYYTNTPGGPIQQGFNNNKYLTLVKMLDPVRVTNDYNEERGIRNGIVARLAETYLIAAEAYGRKGDYITALNYVNKLRQRAAYHAGEFRNPQTYMFDGGTPGDVSDTYPQLMATTDLFMTNAASENYPPTVVGTADRFIHFMLNERTRELCGEFYRWEDLVRTETLYDRTKLFNKDATSIIARDKLRPIPQIQIDATTINGQPMSPSQKSAYQNPGW; via the coding sequence ATGAAAAAATATATCATTCCGGTTATTTTACTCATGATAGGTTTAGATATCGCATCATGCAAAAAATACCTTAAAGAAGACCTGGTAAGCACCCTTACGCAGGAGTATTATAACACCGACCAGGGTTTAGAGGATTTAGTACGATCTGCCTATACCCCGCTCCGCAACAAATTTGAAGGTGAGCAGGCATATGCCTTATACAATTTTGGTACCGATGAATTTATTGAGGGCGATCAGTTTAACTATGAATACTATAACAGTTATGCAGCAAGCCTTAACCCTGCCGAAGGTTTATTAAATGGCTTATGGGTAAATAACTACCAGGGTATTGGCCGTTGTAATCTGGGTATACAGCAGCTGCCGCTTTTTAAAAGTACAACATCAAAAAGTCTGGGCACGCCGGCGCAGGTTACCCAGCGCATAGCCGAGCTGAGGTTTCTGAGGGGGTATTATTATTTTCAGCTGGTACAGCAGTTTGCAGGTGTGCCACTGGTATTGCAGCCAATTACCGGCAAGCAAACTGATTTCGCGCGTGCATCTGCTGCCGATGTATATAAACAAATTATTAATGATCTTCGTTTCGCTGCGGCTAATCTTACACCAACTATAACAGACCAGGGCAGGGCTACCCAGGGTGCAGCACAGCATTTTTTGGCCAAGGTATATTTAACCCGCGGCAGCGCGGTTACCGATGCCAGAGGTCAAAAGCCAACAGATATTGATAGCGCGGCTTATTATGCTACGCAGGTAATTAACAGTCCGTACTACATGCTTGAGAGCGATTATATGAATATCTGGAATGGTGTTTATCCTGCTGGTTACCCAAAGGTGACCACCCCGGCTATAGGGCAAAACGGCTCGGCCCCTTCCGGCGATATCAGCAGGTTTCAAACAGCACAGGCCAGCAAAGAGATCATTTTTGCAGCCCAGTTCATCAAAGATCTTACATTGGATGGCAACACCGGTAACCGTACACATGAATACTACATTTGTCAGTATGATGTGGGCATACCCGGAATGGCGCGAAATGCCGATAACTTTAACGGCAGGCCCTTTCGCCGCTTAGGACCTTCTGATTACACCATAGATTTGTTCGACCGAAAAAACGACTCGCGCTTTTATAAAAGCTTCCGTACGGTATTTTACTCTAACACCAACACCGGTACACCTAAATTTACCTCGGCCGACGCTCCTAATCCATCATTGGTGGGCTCGTACAAGTTTGGTATCGGCGACACCGCCGCATTATTTATAGTAAATACCAAAAGCACGCCGTTAACCAAAGAACAATTAGCTAAATACAGGTATACCGTTTATGCCCGATATTATACTAATACACCCGGGGGGCCCATACAGCAAGGCTTTAACAACAACAAGTATCTCACCCTGGTAAAAATGCTTGATCCGGTACGTGTAACGAACGATTATAATGAAGAACGCGGGATACGTAACGGTATAGTTGCCCGGCTGGCCGAAACTTACCTGATTGCCGCCGAAGCGTACGGGCGCAAAGGCGACTATATAACCGCGCTGAACTACGTTAACAAACTGCGGCAAAGGGCCGCATATCATGCCGGCGAATTCAGAAACCCACAAACTTACATGTTTGATGGCGGTACACCCGGCGATGTATCTGACACGTACCCGCAATTAATGGCCACCACCGATTTATTTATGACCAATGCGGCAAGTGAAAATTATCCGCCTACGGTAGTAGGTACGGCTGACCGATTTATTCATTTTATGCTAAATGAGCGCACCCGTGAACTATGCGGCGAGTTTTACCGATGGGAAGACCTTGTACGTACAGAAACCTTGTACGACAGAACGAAACTGTTTAACAAGGATGCCACAAGCATTATAGCCAGGGATAAGTTAAGGCCAATTCCTCAGATACAGATTGACGCTACTACTATAAATGGTCAGCCCATGTCGCCCAGCCAAAAAAGCGCCTACCAAAATCCGGGTTGGTAA